Below is a window of Chaetodon trifascialis isolate fChaTrf1 chromosome 17, fChaTrf1.hap1, whole genome shotgun sequence DNA.
gcttcttctctcGGTTACTGACTTTGGTCTCCCACGCACCTGGTAGACAGAAAACCCCAGCAACATCAAATGTTTAGGTGACTTGGTGTCAGTAAGGCAATGCTAAAGAGGAACTCTCGATTGATTGTGGATGAAATTTGAAGCTACAACAGGAAAGCTTAATGGTAAGTGTAGTAAGTGAGGCTAACCAAAACTGCAGAGGTCAAGTAGGCTGTTAACACATACCATGAGCTTGAAAATGAGAAGTTGTTATGAAATTTCCCCGTCCACGGTTGACTCTTACCATCATCAGGTTCCTTCCCATCATTTGTAGACACATGCTGGACTGGTTTCACATCTGTCTTGTTggttttcttcttgttctttttcaCCTGTACAGGGGCCTGCACCTCGTGCACCTGTGGATACAGAGAAATAAACTCGATACTAACAGTAATCATGTAACTTTGTCGTCCTTTAACGCCACACTCGCAGTTCCAAGGTCTCACCAATTACAAAACTGTCTATGACaataagacaaaaacatgtgGCTGCCCTGCCTGCCAACAACCACAAACAGTTTCATGTCCTCTTAATTCTAGCAGCAGCTGTCTAAACATACCTTCTCAGTTTTGATCAGTGGGGCCATCTTGGAAACTACCTCAGTCACTTTAACCTcctcctgagctacagccaCCGGCTGTCCATTGGACTGAGTCTTCtgggggagacaaacagacaccaGTTAAACAACATGCTGTTGATGATCCAGCAATATAACAGACACTGAACTGAAGACCGTTCACGCTTCTGTGTTATTTGAAGAATAAGCTAACTTTAAATCTCAAGATGAATTCGGTCAATCAGTAAATCTGAACTTCCTATACTTTACAAATCTTACATAAGACTGCATGAATGTAAGTGTTTCAGATTACATTTCTGAAACTACTGTAAACAGGATCCACTTGGAGGTTACTTTAAAATCTTTATCACCTTAATGCTATGACGGTATTATAGATTACCGCAGATGTGTGAAAATCATGCCCTTTTACGTTGTAAGTACAGttaattaattgcattttaagTCAAACAGTGTGCGTCAGGTGTGGAAGTATAGCTTAGTGTTGGCTAACGACAATGCTTTCACTAGTTAGCAGGAATTTAGCTAATGCTAAGTATCTTTCGTGGCTTGTCAGCTAGCTGCACACACGGCTAGTTAGCATCCAAACAAGACGCTGCCATTCATTGTATATTTAACTAGCTTGTGAACTGGGATATGGTGTCATTTAGTATGTGGGGCGCATGATCCCTAGACATATTAATTTCAATTGTGCAAACAAAGTGGGCTGTGTCGCTAACGTTGTGCTAGAGTGACTTAATGCTAATTCACGGTGCTTAAAATAGCCGAGTTGACCAACTAATAAAATAATGGGTATAAATGCTTACATTAGCTTCACGCTAGGTAACGCTGATTTTTGTTCTGAATGAACTGATAGTAGACGCACTGGTTTTGTCTGGCCCACTGCAAGTTCATCAGCTCGTCAACGCTGTCTACAGATACGTTACCTTTTCATGCGTTTTCTTTTTGCtccttttcttctgttcttctgGTTTGGCAGTTTTAGCTGAATTGGCCTTGTCAGGCTCACAGCTGCCTTGGGAGACCGGGGATCCCCGCTTTTTCCCGATGAGCAAACCGCCACAAACGGCGGCCCATGACAGCCcgagcagcaacagcagaccCACCGCGGCCGTAGTCAGGATGACCCACGTCGGGTACAACTCGGGCTTCAGACCCAAATCCACCCCGAACTGAGACCGAACATATCCTTGTCCCGAAGACAAGACCTCCTTCAAACGGCTGGAAAGCAGTTCGGCTTTTTCCAGCGCAAAACCCCGTAAGTCCCCAGCCATCTTTCCAAATCACGAAAACGCCAGCTAACTGTTAGCTATCATAGCCAACATCCGTATGCTAACGGAGGAGTGGCTAATCCAATCTGACTGCTGGGGGAAATCTCAGTTAAAGTACAATTCGCAGTACATTATTAAATACTACTTTATTCTGGCCGCTTTAAAGACAACCATATTAGCAAGATTCATAGGTTTGGCCATAAACCATGTACTTAAACTGAATGAGGTTATCTCTGATGGCTGCTTGATCAGATAATACGTCACAAATACCAAGTACCATTCAATTAAAATACAATTATTTTCAGattacaaaacattttattgtacattaaaaatgactgaacgCTAAAACATTTCACAACAGAAGTGCAGACTAAAATATAATCTAGATATTAACCATCATATCATTAATTTTTCATGTTAAACTTTAAATCATTCGCCTGTCTGCAGGATgaggtgaaaaacagaaatgaggtCCAACTTTCCAAATCATAAATTAACTGTTAATTAACTCAAAGTGTAGCTCTCAATCCCTCTCACCTAAAAGTTTTATGTCTGCTataaaactgcagctttaacatgtCAAGAGTTCTTTTATCCTTCGAAATACTGTGATAGCACTGGAACGATGTGTAAGactgaaggatttttttttactgcttaaaaaaagaaataaataggTCAAATTTAACAAATGTGCAACCACATGTCAGTTGAGGTTCAGAAGTCTGCATCCAGAGTGAATTCACAGTCCATCATGCTTGACATGACTCCGAATTTTTGATACTCTGCTACTCGTTTCTCAAAGAAGTTGGTTTTCCCCTCTAGTGAAATGGACTCCATGAAGTCAAATGGATTTTCAGCTTTGTACACCTTGGAATAAAAGgatagggggaaaaaaaaaaaaaagcaaacacatccATTAAGTCAAATTTCTTAATTCAACTTATGTATAAAACGTGTCATTATGGTCATGTTTGTAAGGACTACGGCCTTTATAGTGAGAATTCTTCTCAACCCAGGGATCCTCTGCTTTAACACACCTGTGAGTAATGACCATGTACCaatcattaaatgtgttttatgataGCGTAAATTAGAATTACCTTGGCCAGTCCAAGGTCAGCGAGAAGCCGGTCAGCAACAAACTCAATGTACTGCTTCATCAGACAGCAGTTCATTCCAATGAGATCCACTGGTAAGGCCTCTGTCAAAAACTCCTGTCACACCAAACAAgatatgtttatgtatgtgcaGAACTGACATGGTCTGTCAAGATTTTAAACAGTCATCTTCTTAAGAATATGCACAGTGCTACAATTTTTGTTATTCAGGAACTGCACACCACTACAATGGATCTGAAATGGAACAACTAGCATGATCCCTAAGTGCAGTTTTTCGGGTATGATGTGAGGGTATTTACCTTAGTTTGTGGAATAACTAACAATTGAATATCTGAAAAAttgtaaacaaaaaataattgaaatagTAGAAACATTAGGTTTGCCCAAATCAAGTGTTTGTtactttcttaaaaaaaataacagtggTGATCTGAGCAATATGAAACAGCCTGCAAGACCAGAGAAGACTTCACTTATAGATGACAGAAGAATCCTTTCCCTGGTGAAGAAAACCTCCTTTTCAACTGTCAGCCACATCGAGAAGACTCTCTGAGAGGTAGGAATGTCTGTATCAAAACCCTGATAAGGAGAGGACTTTACAAGAATAAACCACAGGCCAGGTTAACTCGCCAAGTATTATCCCGACAAACCTGCAGAACTCTGGAACAAGATGTTGTGGACTGATGAGACACAGAAAAACCCTTAACAGCCCTGTGATTATAAACCCTGCATAGTTCACCTAATATTGCTGTCGATACCTTTTAAATTGAAGATGAAAGTCTGCACTGAAAGCCCataatgtttttttcaaatCCATTGGTGGCATACAAGGCCCAAATAAGCAGTCTGGGTTGAGCATATTCCCTCCAGCACTTGCTGACCTGCTCGATGCTAACAGCTTTGGTGATGATGTCCTTCACACGGTCCTCTGATGGCTTCTTCACCAGGTAGCTGTACAGCAGGCAGGCAAAGTTACAGTGCAGGCCCTAGAAAACACATCAATACATACGCCAGAGAAAATTCAAAGTCATGAAACAGATAAGTGCACTGACAAAATTTGAGGTCCTTCTGACAGACTGAACcaccatttttttgtttgtgaattTATCTCACCTCATCTCTGCTAATGAGCTCATTAGAGTAGGTAAGGCCAGGCATGAGTCCCCTCTTCTTGAGCCAATAGATGGAAGCAAATGAGCCGGAGAAGAAGATTCCCTCCACTGCTGCAAAGGCCACAATTCGCTCCCCTGAGGGCAAAAAGTGTCAATGTATTATTAAccacagacagatggaaaacTCCTCTCATTATTATATGATTTACAGTgcaatgtttttaatgtggtaTTTTCCTCACCAAATGTGGATTTCTTGTCATTTATCCACTGGAGGGCCCAGTCTGCTTTTCGTCTCACACAAGGCATAGTGTGAATGGCGTTAAACAAGTAgtccctgaaacacacagtgaacagaaaatGACTTATATTACCAACTCCAAACATAAAGCCTATATCTAAAGTAAGTAGGTGTTAAGAGAAATGAATGGAGCAAAATACATGTTGTAAAATGATGAAACATGGTGTTTGAACACTTTTCTTAAAAAGCCTGTTGATGCAGAGGCCATGAAGTTGTTGTTTTCCTCGTCTGTTGGAACATCAAAGCTGGGAATGCAACAGAAATCACCACAGAGTTGTGTAGACTGAGCCAGGGATGAACAGGTGCAAGTCTTACAGTTTGTCTGGAATCTTCAGAACATGAGATGCTCGGGGAGAATTTATCTTTATACGGTTATGATGGTTATGCACTTGCTCCAAAGCCACTGAGGCTGAGTAACATAATCTTTACCATCTAACCATCACAATCAGCAATTATTTCTACTAATGTGATGCAACATTTCTGATGTATTGGTTCTTTTTCTGCTTAGACTGTTTTGAACTAAGCTGTTGTGCATTAAGCCTCAAAATATTTGGCAAATTGGTGtctcaaactgcagcagcattaCGATTCATGCTCCTCTCATAGATCACAGAAAACTGAGCTTGTCAAAATTGCGCTaaatttataaaattcacctttCACAGGTAACCTGCCTGAATGTATGTTTGTCAGAGCCGCTGAGCATGAGAAGTGAGTCCTTGACCAACTAACCTCTCCTTCAGGTCCCTGATGTATGTGTTGATGAGCATGCTGTACATCTCTGAATGAACAGTCTCTATGAGGATCTGGAAGCTGTAGAAAGAGCGTGCTTCAGGGACCTGCACCTCCTGGCAGAACCTCTGCACCTGTTAgacaagacagaaacacaaacataaaaatatgcTACGTTGTATACGAAAGCATTTTCTTCATCTATCACAATGCTTCAAGATGTGAAATCTCTTTATGTCCATAAAAGCTACAGAACATCTGTTCCAGACCCCTCAGGCCCCTCTCACCAGGTTCTCGTTGACGATACCGTCGCTTGCAGCAAAAAAGGCCAGAATGTGGGAGATGAAGTGTTTCTCCTCAGGTTTCAACCGGTCCCAGTGTGCCAAGTCTTTGGACAGATCAACCTAAAAGACACAACATCATCAGTACAGTCACTGTCATAGCtgtaagtttttgtttttttaagtagtATTCAATTGACCTTAAATGACATTGtaaattttgtcattaaaactTCATTATGTGATCACACACTTCATCTTTATATGATTGTGGAGTTTCCCCTTAAAGCTGGTGAGACGCTGACGTACCATTTACAGTGAAACTGATACTCACCTCCTCCACCGTCCAGAAAGAGGCCTGAGCTTGCTTGTACATTTTCCACATGTCGGAGTACTGAATGGGGAAGATAACGAAGCGTCTGGGGTTTTCTCGGAGCAAAGGTTCATCTTCTGTCTTTGAACCATTTTGCCAGTCTGGGTCTTTATCTTTGAGTCCATTCTACAAAGAGTAACAGCCAGCGAGTAACTAAGTGAGTACACATATTTTCACCTCACTTTAAGGACGGTGTAGTATGTTTTTCTCAATTGCTAAATTTGCGCTGGCAAACTCCGGTTTTACCTTTAATTACAAAATACGCCACTACGCATGCGCATTATCCCCAAACAAAAACCCCCAAACAAACCAGGAGACATTTCGCATTTAAATGTCTGATATCATGTCTGATAGGTATTTAGgaaatttcattttaatcactAGCTGTGTCATCGACACTTTTACACATTATAACTGGATTTTGTCGACGGTCGTACTAAAACTGTCAACCCGGACAGCGACACTAACAGTTAGCTTACACGAGCAGACAAGACAAGGCCGGTTTAGCCAAAATGTCGCTGACGTGAAAGCCTTTATTTCCAGCAGCCTATATTCACATAGCTAAAATATTGACTTATACAACCTGAAACGCCTCCACATACCGGGAGGTCTCTCAGGTTGATACGCTGACAGTAACGTAATAACAGTTGGGTTAATGATTACCTGCGTAGCTAAGTTCAATTCACCCAGAAGCTGAACGGAAGCTGCTTACCGATTCTTTAACGTGATCAGATTGTCCGTTTATATTCCTTACATCCATTTCCTGAGATGACATTTTCTCACCGTCGGGGTCATTCAGCCTCGTTGTAGTCGCCTCTCCCCCGTGCCATAACCTTGTGGATGTAGTTTTGCTGGTTAAACCGTTTAAAGAGACACAACACGGGCGGCTGTAGCGCCTCTAGCGGTAAGACACAGTTCATGGAAATGAATAACTGCACCTCATAAGAATGAGttaaacaagaaaacacaaccagAGAGTGAACAAAAGTACACAAGCTCAGACTgataaattcttttatttgaCAGGAATGTAATTTGACATCTTTAATGCGAGTAGTATGCTTACACATGAGTTGTAAACGCGGAGGAATGTTTGCATATGACTCCCTATTTTCAATGACAACATTACCATCGTATGAATTTAGAGCGGGATGTCAAAGTGTGAGAGCCGACAAATCCAGGTCACTACACTGGTATGTTGTGTATCCCCAAACGgaacacatcatttgtgcaagCCCACGAGCAGTTTTGGGACTTCAGCATAAACACTTGATGAAAGGCCATCGGTAGGTCCTCATCTACCTGTTGAAGAAAACGTTTTTGGGAGTATTTGTGAGCACAataacaagaaaacaaactgtaatGCAAACTACGGCATAAATA
It encodes the following:
- the rrm2b gene encoding ribonucleoside-diphosphate reductase subunit M2 B, which codes for MSSQEMDVRNINGQSDHVKESNGLKDKDPDWQNGSKTEDEPLLRENPRRFVIFPIQYSDMWKMYKQAQASFWTVEEVDLSKDLAHWDRLKPEEKHFISHILAFFAASDGIVNENLVQRFCQEVQVPEARSFYSFQILIETVHSEMYSMLINTYIRDLKERDYLFNAIHTMPCVRRKADWALQWINDKKSTFGERIVAFAAVEGIFFSGSFASIYWLKKRGLMPGLTYSNELISRDEGLHCNFACLLYSYLVKKPSEDRVKDIITKAVSIEQEFLTEALPVDLIGMNCCLMKQYIEFVADRLLADLGLAKVYKAENPFDFMESISLEGKTNFFEKRVAEYQKFGVMSSMMDCEFTLDADF